The proteins below are encoded in one region of Pseudonocardia sp. DSM 110487:
- the araA gene encoding L-arabinose isomerase yields MTGRVWFLTGSQGLYGEETLQQVAQQSQEIAKELGAALPVELAWKPVLTDSPGIHQTMLAANADPDCIGVIAWMHTFSPARMWIHGLDALQKPLLHLHTQANQALPWSTIDMDFMNLNQAAHGDREFGYIEARLGVVRKIVAGHVSDAVVQRKVASWTRAARGWAEVRSLRLARFGDTMRDVAVTEGDRTEAQWRWGVTVNGYAVTDLADAVHASLDAEVDRLVAEYEERYEVAGELRRGGERHESLRYSARIELGLRALLDKIGAKAFTTNFEDLGALRQLPGLAVQRLMAEGYGFAGEGDWKTATLLRTLKVAADGLPGGTSFMEDYTYHLGPGTPKVLGAHMLEVCPTIAAATPRVEIHPLGIGNREDPVRMVFDAEPGEAVVVGMSDMGDRFRLVLNEIDLVPADEPLPNLPVARAVWEPRPDLATSAETWIMAGGPHHTVLSTALSTDEVADLAEFARTELVVIDADTRVRRFQQELRWNQAYYRLAGAL; encoded by the coding sequence ATGACCGGACGGGTGTGGTTCCTGACCGGGAGCCAGGGGCTCTACGGCGAGGAGACGCTGCAGCAGGTCGCGCAGCAGTCGCAGGAGATCGCCAAGGAGCTCGGGGCGGCCCTGCCGGTCGAGCTCGCCTGGAAGCCGGTCCTCACCGACTCGCCGGGCATCCACCAAACCATGCTGGCGGCGAACGCCGACCCGGACTGCATCGGCGTGATCGCGTGGATGCACACGTTCTCGCCCGCCCGGATGTGGATCCACGGCCTCGACGCTTTGCAGAAGCCGCTGCTGCACCTGCACACGCAGGCCAACCAGGCCCTGCCGTGGTCCACGATCGACATGGACTTCATGAACCTGAACCAGGCCGCCCACGGCGACCGGGAGTTCGGCTACATCGAGGCCAGGCTCGGCGTGGTCCGCAAGATCGTCGCCGGGCACGTCTCCGACGCGGTCGTGCAGCGCAAGGTCGCGTCGTGGACCCGTGCGGCGCGGGGCTGGGCCGAGGTCCGCTCGCTGCGGCTCGCCCGCTTCGGCGACACCATGCGCGACGTCGCCGTCACCGAAGGCGACCGCACCGAGGCGCAGTGGCGCTGGGGCGTCACGGTCAACGGCTACGCGGTCACCGACCTCGCCGACGCCGTGCACGCGAGCCTCGACGCCGAGGTCGACCGCCTCGTGGCCGAGTACGAGGAGCGCTACGAGGTCGCCGGTGAGCTGCGTCGCGGCGGCGAGCGGCACGAGTCGCTGCGCTACAGCGCGCGGATCGAGCTCGGCCTGCGCGCCCTGCTGGACAAGATCGGCGCGAAGGCGTTCACCACCAACTTCGAGGACCTCGGCGCTTTGCGCCAGCTGCCCGGTCTCGCCGTGCAGCGGCTGATGGCGGAGGGCTACGGATTCGCGGGCGAGGGCGACTGGAAGACGGCCACCCTGCTGCGCACGCTGAAGGTCGCGGCAGATGGCCTGCCCGGCGGCACGTCGTTCATGGAGGACTACACCTACCACCTCGGCCCGGGCACCCCGAAGGTGCTGGGCGCGCACATGCTCGAGGTGTGCCCGACGATCGCGGCCGCCACCCCGCGCGTGGAGATCCACCCGCTCGGCATCGGCAACCGCGAGGACCCGGTCCGGATGGTGTTCGACGCCGAGCCGGGCGAGGCCGTCGTCGTCGGCATGTCCGACATGGGCGACCGCTTCCGGCTCGTGCTCAACGAGATCGACCTGGTGCCGGCCGACGAGCCGCTGCCCAACCTCCCCGTCGCCCGGGCGGTGTGGGAGCCGCGGCCGGATCTCGCCACCTCGGCGGAGACCTGGATCATGGCCGGTGGCCCGCACCACACCGTGCTCTCCACGGCCCTTTCCACCGATGAGGTCGCCGACCTCGCCGAGTTCGCCCGCACCGAGCTCGTCGTGATCGACGCCGACACGCGGGTGCGCCGGTTCCAGCAGGAGCTGCGCTGGAACCAGGCCTACTACCGGCTCGCCGGCGCCCTGTAG
- the araB gene encoding ribulokinase — MPSPHSPQGAVTVGIDFGTLSGRAVVVRVSDGAELASAVHPYPHGVVDHTLPTTGATLPPDWALQMPGDWIEVLKVAVPKAVAAAGVEPREVIGIATDFTASTVMPTLTDGTPLSDLPEFADRPHAYPKLWKHHAAQGQADRINKVAEERGEAWLARYGGRISSEWEFAKALQLLEEDPEVYARTERWVEAADWIIWKLSGTYVRNACVVGYKGIYQDGHHPDRDYLAALNPDFAGFVTDKLEHPIAQLGDRAGGLTAEAAAWTGLPEGIAVAVGNLDAHATVPAANALEPGQLVAIMGTSTCHVMIGEQLAEVPGMCGVVDGGVLRGTWGYEAGQSGVGDIFGWFVETSVPPEYHQRAAERGIDVHALLTELAAEQEVGEHGLVALDWHSGNRSVLVDHELSGVIIGQTLATRPEHTYRALLEATAFGTRTIIESFEASGVPVRELVVAGGLLKNRFLMQLYADVCNMPLSTIVSEQGPALGAAIHAAVAAGAYPDVRAAAAAMGGANRNAYTPDPERTRAYDALYAEYRRLHDYFGRGENDVLHRLRAIRRAAVNNK, encoded by the coding sequence GTGCCGAGTCCGCACAGCCCACAGGGCGCCGTCACCGTCGGCATCGACTTCGGCACGCTGTCCGGGCGCGCGGTCGTTGTTCGCGTGTCCGACGGCGCCGAGCTGGCGAGTGCCGTGCACCCCTACCCCCACGGGGTCGTCGACCACACCCTGCCCACCACCGGCGCGACCCTCCCGCCGGACTGGGCCCTTCAGATGCCGGGCGACTGGATCGAGGTGCTCAAGGTCGCCGTACCGAAGGCGGTGGCCGCCGCGGGCGTCGAACCGCGCGAGGTGATCGGTATCGCCACCGACTTCACCGCGTCGACGGTCATGCCCACGCTCACCGACGGCACCCCGCTCTCCGACCTGCCCGAGTTCGCCGACCGCCCGCACGCCTACCCGAAGCTGTGGAAGCACCACGCCGCGCAGGGCCAGGCCGACCGCATCAACAAGGTCGCCGAGGAGCGCGGTGAGGCATGGCTCGCGCGCTACGGCGGGCGGATCTCCAGCGAGTGGGAGTTCGCCAAGGCGCTGCAGCTCCTCGAGGAGGACCCCGAGGTCTACGCGCGCACCGAGCGCTGGGTCGAGGCCGCCGACTGGATCATCTGGAAGTTGTCCGGCACGTACGTCCGCAACGCCTGCGTCGTCGGCTACAAGGGCATCTACCAGGACGGACACCACCCCGACCGGGACTACCTCGCCGCGCTGAACCCCGACTTCGCCGGCTTCGTCACCGACAAGCTGGAGCACCCGATCGCCCAGCTCGGCGACCGCGCCGGCGGCCTCACCGCGGAGGCCGCGGCCTGGACCGGGCTGCCCGAGGGCATCGCGGTGGCGGTCGGCAACCTCGACGCGCACGCCACCGTGCCGGCCGCGAACGCGCTCGAGCCCGGCCAGCTGGTTGCGATCATGGGCACCTCCACGTGCCACGTGATGATCGGCGAGCAGCTTGCCGAGGTGCCCGGCATGTGCGGCGTGGTCGACGGCGGCGTCCTGCGCGGAACCTGGGGCTACGAGGCCGGCCAGAGCGGCGTCGGCGACATCTTCGGCTGGTTCGTCGAGACGTCCGTACCGCCGGAGTACCACCAGCGCGCCGCCGAGCGCGGCATCGACGTGCACGCGCTGCTCACCGAGCTGGCCGCCGAGCAGGAGGTCGGCGAGCACGGGCTCGTCGCACTGGACTGGCACTCCGGCAACCGCTCCGTGCTCGTCGACCACGAGCTCTCCGGTGTGATCATCGGCCAGACGCTGGCCACCCGGCCCGAACACACCTACCGCGCGCTCCTGGAAGCCACCGCGTTCGGCACCCGCACGATCATCGAGTCCTTCGAGGCGTCCGGTGTGCCGGTCCGGGAGCTGGTGGTGGCGGGCGGGCTGCTGAAGAACAGGTTCCTCATGCAGCTCTACGCCGACGTGTGCAACATGCCGCTCTCGACGATCGTCTCCGAGCAGGGGCCCGCCCTCGGCGCGGCCATCCACGCCGCCGTCGCCGCGGGCGCCTACCCGGACGTGCGGGCCGCCGCCGCGGCCATGGGCGGCGCGAACCGGAACGCCTACACCCCCGACCCCGAGCGCACCCGCGCCTACGACGCGCTCTACGCCGAGTACCGCCGCCTGCACGACTACTTCGGACGAGGAGAGAACGATGTTCTGCACCGGTTGCGCGCGATCCGACGGGCTGCGGTGAATAACAAGTGA
- the larA gene encoding nickel-dependent lactate racemase, protein MTGTTTVRLAYGEAGLSVDLPAERTTVVEPVYVPGAPDQREVLRTALRRPVAGPPLRELARPGQRVAVSMCDGTRAQPRHLMIPAVLEELDGVVDLDDVVIIVATGTHRGNTESEIRTMLGDEVADTVHVINHDARDPSLLVHLGTHGGGTHGNGVPVWLNRYWVEADLRITTGFVEPHFFAGFSGGPKLVAPGLAGLDTVLTLHDARRIGHPQATWAVCEGNPVHDDIRAVVGAVGNVDFALDVVLNREQQIVEAFGGELFAMHAAAREAAKRLAMRPVPGRFDVVVTTNAGFPLDQNLYQSVKGMSAGATVVRDGGTIVCAAECRDGFPDHGSYREVLESAPSPRALLDAIEARTETVPDQWQVQVQAKVQSLARVVMHTSYLSDQALAAAHLEQTADIAGTVAEALGAAGPDARVCVLPEGPQTIPYPA, encoded by the coding sequence ATGACGGGGACCACAACCGTGCGGCTCGCATACGGCGAGGCAGGCCTGTCGGTGGACCTGCCGGCCGAGCGCACCACCGTCGTCGAGCCCGTCTACGTGCCGGGCGCTCCCGACCAGCGGGAGGTGCTGCGCACGGCCCTGCGCAGGCCGGTGGCCGGGCCGCCGCTGCGTGAGCTCGCCCGACCAGGGCAGCGCGTCGCGGTCTCGATGTGCGACGGCACAAGGGCGCAGCCGAGGCACCTCATGATCCCGGCGGTGCTCGAGGAGCTCGACGGGGTCGTCGACCTCGACGACGTGGTGATCATCGTCGCCACCGGGACGCACCGCGGCAACACCGAGTCCGAGATCCGGACGATGCTCGGCGACGAGGTCGCCGACACCGTGCACGTGATCAACCACGACGCCCGTGACCCGTCGTTGCTCGTGCACCTGGGCACTCACGGCGGGGGAACCCACGGCAACGGCGTGCCGGTGTGGCTGAACCGCTACTGGGTGGAGGCCGACCTGCGGATCACCACCGGGTTCGTCGAGCCCCATTTCTTCGCCGGTTTCAGCGGCGGGCCCAAGCTGGTGGCTCCCGGCCTCGCCGGGCTCGACACCGTGCTCACCCTCCACGACGCCCGGCGCATCGGGCACCCGCAGGCCACATGGGCGGTCTGCGAGGGCAACCCCGTGCACGATGACATCCGGGCCGTCGTCGGCGCCGTGGGGAATGTCGACTTCGCGCTGGACGTGGTGCTCAACCGCGAGCAGCAGATCGTCGAGGCGTTCGGCGGCGAGCTGTTCGCGATGCACGCCGCCGCGCGCGAGGCGGCCAAGCGGCTCGCGATGCGCCCGGTGCCCGGCCGGTTCGACGTGGTCGTGACGACGAACGCGGGCTTCCCGCTCGACCAGAACCTCTACCAGTCAGTGAAGGGCATGTCGGCCGGCGCAACGGTCGTACGGGACGGCGGCACGATCGTGTGCGCGGCCGAGTGCCGCGACGGGTTCCCCGACCACGGCTCGTACCGCGAGGTCCTGGAGTCGGCGCCGTCGCCGCGGGCCCTGCTCGACGCGATCGAGGCGCGCACGGAGACCGTGCCCGACCAGTGGCAGGTGCAGGTGCAGGCCAAGGTGCAGAGCCTCGCGCGGGTCGTGATGCACACGTCGTACCTGTCCGACCAGGCGCTCGCAGCCGCCCATCTCGAGCAGACCGCGGACATCGCGGGCACCGTCGCCGAGGCGCTGGGCGCCGCCGGGCCGGACGCGCGGGTCTGCGTGCTGCCGGAGGGTCCGCAGACCATCCCCTATCCGGCCTGA
- a CDS encoding 5-formyltetrahydrofolate cyclo-ligase has translation MSPRPSRRHDHDAGGDPELLAAKAALRDEVWTALSEARVARFPGARNRISNFTGAEAAARRLAETDAWRAAATVKANPDSAQLPVRQRALEDGKTVYMAVPRLAEPEPFFLLDPDHLADPPRRAASIAGATRSARRVAVADLSPVDLVVSGCVAVGEDGARLGKGGGFADLEFALATAAGLVGPGTLVVTTVHELQIRPAGAIPTAPHDAPVDLVVTPERVIDCRERRGPRPADGIRWSELTREKIEAIPLLRVLEKEAVR, from the coding sequence ATGAGCCCTCGTCCGTCCCGCCGCCACGACCACGACGCGGGCGGTGACCCCGAGCTGCTCGCGGCGAAGGCGGCGCTGCGCGACGAGGTCTGGACGGCATTGTCGGAGGCGCGGGTGGCGCGCTTCCCGGGCGCCCGCAACCGCATCTCCAACTTCACCGGAGCCGAGGCCGCGGCCCGGCGGCTCGCCGAGACCGACGCGTGGCGGGCGGCCGCCACCGTCAAGGCCAACCCGGACTCGGCGCAGCTGCCCGTGCGCCAGCGGGCCCTCGAGGACGGCAAGACCGTCTACATGGCGGTGCCGCGGCTCGCCGAGCCCGAACCGTTCTTCCTGCTCGACCCCGACCACCTCGCCGACCCGCCCCGCCGCGCCGCGTCCATCGCGGGGGCGACGCGCTCGGCGCGCCGGGTGGCCGTGGCCGACCTGTCCCCCGTCGACCTCGTCGTCAGCGGCTGCGTCGCCGTCGGCGAGGACGGCGCACGGCTGGGCAAGGGTGGCGGGTTCGCCGACCTGGAGTTCGCGCTCGCCACGGCCGCTGGGCTCGTCGGCCCTGGGACACTGGTGGTCACCACCGTGCACGAGCTGCAGATCCGGCCCGCCGGGGCGATCCCGACCGCGCCGCACGACGCCCCGGTCGACCTCGTCGTCACGCCCGAGCGTGTGATCGACTGCCGGGAGCGGCGCGGGCCGCGGCCCGCCGACGGCATCCGCTGGTCCGAGCTCACGCGGGAGAAGATCGAGGCGATCCCGCTGTTGCGGGTCCTCGAGAAGGAGGCAGTGCGATGA
- a CDS encoding SDR family oxidoreductase: MTTARDTVAVVTGAARGFGREIARRLVARGHRVLITDLDADAVAVTAGELGATGMRADARVPADHADVAAAAAELGPVGVWVNNAGVLRAGRVWEQPEQDVTLQVEVNLLGVVHGSRAAVEAMRGRGGHLLNIASMSAHGPVPGLAVYAATKAAVLNFTTSLQGELDLARLPIRAHALCPDAADTALVRDEQASPDSAMLFSQRTLLAPAAVADAAVALLDGRRVVRSIPTYRAGAMRIAGAVPRLGLPVLARLRAHGDRRRVAGS, encoded by the coding sequence GTGACCACCGCACGCGACACCGTCGCCGTCGTCACCGGCGCCGCCCGCGGCTTCGGCCGCGAGATCGCCCGCAGGCTCGTGGCCCGCGGCCACCGGGTGCTGATCACCGACCTCGACGCCGACGCGGTGGCCGTCACGGCGGGCGAGCTGGGCGCCACGGGCATGCGGGCGGACGCGCGGGTGCCGGCCGACCACGCCGACGTCGCCGCGGCCGCTGCCGAGCTCGGGCCGGTCGGCGTGTGGGTCAACAACGCGGGTGTGCTGCGGGCGGGGCGGGTGTGGGAGCAGCCCGAACAGGACGTCACGCTGCAGGTGGAGGTCAACCTGCTCGGCGTCGTGCACGGCTCGCGCGCGGCCGTCGAGGCGATGCGGGGGCGCGGCGGGCACCTGCTCAACATCGCGTCGATGTCGGCGCACGGGCCGGTGCCGGGGCTCGCGGTCTACGCGGCCACGAAGGCGGCCGTCCTCAACTTCACCACCAGCCTGCAGGGTGAGCTGGACCTGGCGCGGCTGCCGATCCGCGCCCACGCCCTCTGCCCGGACGCCGCCGACACCGCGCTCGTGCGCGACGAGCAGGCCAGCCCGGACAGCGCGATGCTGTTCTCGCAGCGCACGCTCCTCGCGCCCGCCGCGGTGGCGGACGCCGCCGTCGCGCTGCTCGACGGGCGCCGGGTCGTGCGCTCGATCCCGACCTACCGCGCGGGCGCGATGCGGATCGCGGGCGCCGTGCCCCGGCTGGGGCTGCCGGTACTGGCCCGGTTGCGCGCCCATGGCGACCGACGCCGGGTCGCGGGCTCATGA
- a CDS encoding L-ribulose-5-phosphate 4-epimerase — protein MPESAKAAVDELRERVAALHAELVRYGLVVWTAGNVSARVPGHDLMVIKPSGVSYDDLSADRMVVCDLDGTLVEGDYSPSSDTEAHAHVYRHMPDVGGVVHTHSGYASAWAALGEPIPCVLTAMADEFGGPIPLGPFARIGDDAIGRGIVDTLTGHRSRAVIMKNHGVFSIGPDPKAAVKAAVMCEDVARSTFIARQMGPLQPIPQDDVDALYDRYQNVYGQQGGSK, from the coding sequence ATCCCCGAGTCCGCCAAGGCGGCTGTCGACGAGCTGCGTGAGCGCGTCGCCGCCCTGCACGCCGAGCTGGTGCGCTACGGCCTCGTCGTCTGGACGGCGGGCAATGTCTCCGCCCGGGTGCCCGGCCACGACCTGATGGTCATCAAGCCGAGCGGTGTGTCCTACGACGACCTGTCCGCCGACCGGATGGTGGTCTGCGACCTGGACGGCACGCTCGTCGAGGGCGACTACTCCCCCTCCAGCGACACCGAGGCGCACGCGCACGTCTACCGGCACATGCCCGACGTCGGCGGCGTCGTGCACACCCACTCCGGATACGCGAGCGCGTGGGCCGCGCTCGGTGAGCCGATCCCGTGCGTCCTGACGGCGATGGCCGACGAGTTCGGCGGCCCGATCCCGCTCGGCCCGTTCGCCCGCATCGGCGACGACGCCATCGGCCGCGGCATCGTGGACACCCTCACCGGGCACCGCTCCCGCGCGGTGATCATGAAGAACCACGGCGTGTTCTCGATCGGCCCGGACCCGAAGGCCGCGGTGAAGGCGGCCGTGATGTGCGAGGACGTCGCCCGCTCGACGTTCATCGCCCGCCAGATGGGCCCGCTCCAGCCGATCCCGCAGGACGACGTCGACGCGCTCTACGACCGCTACCAGAACGTCTACGGCCAGCAGGGGGGCTCCAAATGA
- a CDS encoding DUF2784 domain-containing protein, which yields MGYQLLAELVMLLHFGFLAYVALGGFMAWRWPWAVVPHAAAVLWGALNATVGIPCPLTAWEDAARRRAGELGLPRGFIDTYLTGVVYPEEHLLTAQLLVAALVVVSWTGFVLRMRRSAAV from the coding sequence ATGGGCTACCAGCTGCTCGCCGAGCTGGTGATGCTGCTGCACTTCGGGTTCCTGGCCTACGTCGCGCTGGGCGGGTTCATGGCCTGGCGGTGGCCGTGGGCGGTCGTCCCGCACGCCGCGGCGGTGCTGTGGGGCGCGCTCAACGCCACGGTCGGGATCCCGTGCCCGCTCACAGCGTGGGAGGACGCCGCCCGTAGGCGCGCGGGCGAGCTGGGCCTGCCCCGCGGGTTCATCGACACCTACCTCACCGGCGTCGTCTACCCGGAGGAGCACCTGCTCACGGCGCAGCTGCTGGTGGCGGCGCTCGTCGTGGTGTCGTGGACGGGGTTCGTGCTGCGCATGCGCCGGAGTGCCGCCGTTTAG
- a CDS encoding aldose epimerase family protein, whose product MDVMWLRSSALEVGVITYGARIVSVRTPDRDGTWADIALGLADLDAYRRDTGYLGACVGRYANRIGGARFTLDGVEYRIPPNEGENALHGGPGAFESAEWSTDGPDGTSLTLRHTSPDGDNGFPGTLAAAVTYTVDGPELRIEHTATTDKPTVVNLTNHTYWNLAGGGSAEDHEVQLYAGHVLPVDDRSLPTGAPIPVDGTPLDFRSPARLGARVRDGHPQLVAVQGHDHNYVVDGSPGELRAAARVVEPRSGRTLDLRTDQPGVQFYSGNMLNGSLVLRDGTAARQTDAFCLEAQGFPDAPNHPDYPSTVLRPGEEYRSRMVFTFATA is encoded by the coding sequence ATGGACGTCATGTGGCTGCGCAGCAGCGCGCTCGAGGTCGGCGTGATCACCTATGGGGCGCGGATCGTCTCGGTCCGCACCCCGGACCGCGACGGGACGTGGGCCGACATCGCGCTCGGCCTCGCCGACCTCGACGCGTACCGGCGCGACACCGGCTACCTCGGCGCCTGCGTGGGCCGCTACGCCAACCGGATCGGCGGGGCCCGGTTCACCCTCGACGGCGTCGAGTACCGGATCCCGCCGAACGAGGGCGAGAACGCGCTGCACGGCGGGCCGGGCGCCTTCGAGTCCGCCGAGTGGAGCACGGACGGTCCCGACGGAACGTCGCTGACGCTCCGCCACACCAGTCCCGACGGCGACAACGGCTTCCCCGGCACGCTCGCGGCCGCCGTCACCTACACCGTCGACGGCCCGGAGCTGCGCATCGAGCACACCGCCACCACCGACAAGCCGACCGTGGTGAACCTGACCAACCACACCTACTGGAACCTGGCGGGCGGCGGCAGCGCCGAGGACCACGAGGTGCAGCTCTACGCCGGCCACGTCCTGCCGGTGGACGACCGATCGCTGCCCACCGGCGCGCCCATCCCCGTGGACGGCACGCCACTCGACTTCCGCTCCCCAGCACGCCTCGGCGCCCGCGTCCGCGACGGGCACCCCCAGCTCGTCGCGGTACAGGGACACGACCACAACTACGTCGTCGACGGTTCGCCCGGCGAGCTGCGCGCCGCCGCCCGCGTGGTCGAGCCCCGCAGCGGCCGCACCCTCGACCTGCGCACCGACCAGCCCGGCGTGCAGTTCTACTCGGGCAACATGCTGAACGGCTCGCTCGTGCTGCGCGACGGCACCGCCGCACGCCAGACCGACGCCTTCTGCCTGGAGGCACAGGGGTTCCCGGACGCGCCGAACCACCCGGACTACCCGTCCACGGTCCTGCGGCCGGGCGAGGAGTACCGCTCCCGGATGGTCTTCACGTTCGCTACTGCGTAG
- a CDS encoding LacI family DNA-binding transcriptional regulator — translation MVEPAQAPVMTDVARLAGVSHQTVSRVVNGSPHVSEQTRARVLAAMEELGYRRNAVARALATRRSGALGVITFDTVLYGPVSTLYSIEQAASTVGMGVSIAVVERISSEAVERALDRLQDQSVEGVVALAAQLDAVEVLTAKLRPVPTVFVGGLLGGGNGGETPTVPAIGIDQRGGAARATRHLLELGHRTVHHVAGPADWLDARWRVEGWHSALAEIGAPVTTPEAGDWSARSGFAAMQRLLSSDPGLTAVFVANDHMALGALRALDEAGRRVPEDVSLVGFDDVPEAEFFGPPLTTVRQHFPEAGRRAVRLLLDFIRPDEASTFTIGAGADLVPTDLVLRRSTGPA, via the coding sequence ATGGTGGAACCCGCTCAAGCCCCCGTGATGACCGACGTCGCGCGGCTGGCCGGCGTGTCCCACCAGACCGTCTCCCGCGTGGTCAACGGTTCCCCCCACGTGAGCGAACAGACCCGGGCCCGCGTGCTCGCCGCGATGGAGGAGCTCGGCTACCGGCGCAACGCCGTGGCGCGCGCGCTCGCCACCCGCCGCTCAGGCGCCCTCGGCGTGATCACGTTCGACACGGTGCTCTACGGGCCGGTGAGCACGCTGTACAGCATCGAGCAGGCGGCGAGCACGGTCGGCATGGGCGTCAGCATCGCGGTGGTCGAGAGGATCAGCTCCGAGGCGGTCGAGCGGGCGCTCGACCGGCTGCAGGACCAGTCCGTCGAGGGCGTCGTGGCGCTCGCCGCCCAGCTCGACGCCGTGGAGGTGCTCACCGCGAAACTGCGGCCGGTGCCCACCGTCTTCGTGGGTGGGCTGCTCGGCGGCGGGAACGGCGGGGAGACCCCAACCGTGCCTGCCATCGGCATCGACCAACGCGGCGGCGCGGCCCGAGCCACCCGCCACCTGCTCGAACTGGGGCACCGCACCGTCCACCACGTCGCAGGCCCCGCCGACTGGCTCGACGCCCGCTGGCGCGTCGAGGGCTGGCACTCGGCCCTCGCCGAGATCGGCGCGCCGGTGACCACCCCCGAGGCAGGCGACTGGAGCGCCCGCTCCGGCTTCGCCGCGATGCAGCGCCTCCTCTCATCCGACCCGGGGCTCACGGCCGTCTTCGTGGCCAACGACCACATGGCGCTCGGCGCACTGCGCGCCCTCGACGAGGCCGGTCGGCGGGTTCCGGAGGACGTCAGCCTCGTCGGGTTCGACGACGTCCCGGAGGCGGAGTTCTTCGGCCCACCGCTCACCACCGTGCGCCAGCACTTCCCGGAGGCGGGCCGGCGCGCGGTCCGCCTGCTGCTCGACTTCATCCGGCCGGACGAGGCCTCGACCTTCACGATCGGCGCAGGGGCCGACCTGGTGCCCACCGACCTCGTCCTGCGCCGCAGCACCGGGCCCGCCTGA